In Chroicocephalus ridibundus chromosome 12, bChrRid1.1, whole genome shotgun sequence, a single genomic region encodes these proteins:
- the LOC134522594 gene encoding centrosome-associated protein CEP250-like → MERAKISAQEKLSLCERTKSELCAEKGHLEQLLKKAEEQQEELRVELGVLAEEKEEAQEKLLEVSRQQESSRSGLEQLRQESSRQGHALAEVCAEKELLVREKAALEVRLAALERERRGLSEQLAEARSGKETLECSLLEAQQHLSELEISRSHLETQLHAVAQAKEVIQGESLPFLVTPCLGKVV, encoded by the exons atggagagagcaaagatctctgcccaggagaagctgagcttgtgtgaaagaacaaagagcgagctctgtgcagagaaaggccacctggagcagctgctgaagaaagcagaggagcaacaagaggagctgcgggtagagctgggggtcctggcagaggagaaggaagaagcccaagagaaactccttgag gtttcccgccagcaagagtcgtctcgcagtggcctggagcagttgcgccaggagtcctctcgccaagggcacgcgctggccgaggtgtgcgcagagaaggagttgctggtgcgggagaaggctgccctggaggtgcgactggcagccctggagcgggagagacgaggcctttcggagcagctggcagaggccag gtcagggaaggagaccctggaatgcagcctgttggaggctcagcagcacttgtctgagctggagatcagcaggagtcatctcgaaacccagctccacgcggtggcgcaggccaaggaggtgatccaaggtgagagcctcccgtttctggtgaccccgtgcctggggaaggtggtatga